A window of Fragaria vesca subsp. vesca unplaced genomic scaffold, FraVesHawaii_1.0 scf0511212, whole genome shotgun sequence genomic DNA:
AATGGTTTAACCCGATAACCAAACCTCATTCAGATAAACAGATCTCATTCATGTTCTCACAACAAACCTCATTCATATGTGGCATCACCTACtaatcaaccaaaacccaaaccattCAACCTCATATCACTGCTACTGAGTTAGAAAATATAACCAAAACTTTCATAGCCGCTATATGTTTAACAAAATTAGAATACTTATTATCAATAAGTATACATAAAGGTCGATGATCAAAGCAGAGCTTTCTATAATGTTGTGCTTAGTTTCCGTAGCTGAATTTATATGACAAGATAAATAGTATTTACCTAGACAAGCAAACTGTGTTTAGAGTGTGAGAAGATGGCAATCCATATTCCAATGCATTATCCTCCTCATCTCTTGTCGCTGTTATTCTCCTAACCGGAGGGCAACTCGGTCTAAGAGCTGATACCACATCCTACcaagacaaagaaaaactgaaaatcttGATACCTGAAGCACTtaaacaaatcaagaaactaaACAGCAATAAGGGAGGTGAGATTACCTTTATACAGTTCCCCAAGTAATCACAAAAAGCCATCAAGAGGGTCATTTGCCTTGCCAATTTGCCATGCCCACTCTACAACACATAAAACTTCTCAGCATACTTCAATAATGTAACAAACATGAACCCAAAACTGACATAACCGCCATCACAACCATAAAAAATGACCATTATATAGAGAAGAGAAGCATACCCAGAAAAGCAAAGGAAGAAATGCAGTGTAGAAAGGCACAGAAACAACACATGACAAGGCAAAGAAGAAAGCATCCAAGAACCTATTCTGGTAAttctgcaacaaaaaaaacccaagATTCTGAATGAGATAAAAAGTCAAAACAGAAATTGCAAAAAGCACAAAGAATGATCATCTGGGTCATCCTTGTATTGAATGGTATTAAGAAACCTGGATCTGGAGGATGAGGGGCGTGCCTGTGATGAAGTGGTGGGCCACCCAGGGTTGCAGCAAAGATCGAAGCTTTGGGGTCAGATTGAGATAAGAAGCCATTAGAATCCATGTCAGAATCCCACAGAGTGTTGCACATTGCCACACTACTGACCCCAAAAATTAATGTACACATAGAATACCTCCATATGTGTACATTAGTTTTCTCTACCATTACACAAAACCTTACTCTTAATTCCTAGCAATACTAAATTATGCAACCAAGAATGCATACAAGTCAGGTCTTCGTATCACCCATGCGGCTATGACCATTACAAACCAAGGAGGGAGAGGGAACCAGCAAAAAAGTGCATCATCGCTCAAATTGACCTTGTCTCTTATAAGCCACTTAGCCGTCTTTGTTTACCTTCTCTGCGCATCTTGACCTTCAATATGGCACTACACAAGGACCCCGTACCCTATAAATACATATCACCCCCAGATGATATGAAATCACAACCAGCATAAACACAATAGTAGCTACCTAGCTAGCACTACTCTCAACTAATTCTCATTCATCTCCATTCGATAAAAACGCTGCTACTGACCCCAAAAATTAACATGAAATTGCTGcgacaaaaaaagaaagatcaagACGAACTATACTGCTACTTCTATAAATCAAACTGTACTGCTACTTCCGGAG
This region includes:
- the LOC101296054 gene encoding dihydrosphingosine 1-phosphate phosphatase C823.11-like, with the protein product GTGSLCSAILKVKMRREVWQCATLCGILTWILMASYLNLTPKLRSLLQPWVAHHFITGTPLILQIQNYQNRFLDAFFFALSCVVSVPFYTAFLPLLFWSGHGKLARQMTLLMAFCDYLGNCIKDVVSALRPSCPPVRRITATRDEEDNALEYGLPSSHTLNTVCLS